In Janibacter sp. CX7, a single genomic region encodes these proteins:
- the nuoI gene encoding NADH-quinone oxidoreductase subunit NuoI produces MADDTAKGGFFADLFAPVAGFGVTFATMFRKVATQEYPEVKWPTQPRFHGRHQLNRHPDGLEKCVGCELCAWACPADAILVEGRGNDDERGLRFSPGERYGHIYQINYLRCIFCGLCIEACPTRALTMTNEYELADNNRADLIFTKEQLLAPLQEGMLPAPHPMVEGMEERDYYQGKVATATPEQREWVEQHASSEEGR; encoded by the coding sequence GTGGCTGACGACACCGCCAAGGGAGGGTTCTTCGCCGACCTCTTCGCCCCCGTGGCCGGCTTCGGCGTGACCTTCGCGACGATGTTCCGCAAGGTCGCGACCCAGGAGTACCCCGAGGTCAAGTGGCCCACCCAGCCGCGCTTCCACGGCCGCCACCAGCTCAACCGTCACCCCGACGGTCTCGAGAAGTGCGTCGGCTGCGAGCTGTGCGCCTGGGCCTGCCCGGCCGACGCGATCCTCGTCGAGGGCCGCGGCAACGACGACGAGCGGGGGCTGCGCTTCAGCCCCGGCGAGCGCTACGGGCACATCTACCAGATCAACTACCTGCGCTGTATCTTCTGCGGGCTGTGCATCGAGGCCTGCCCGACCCGGGCGCTGACGATGACCAACGAGTACGAGCTCGCCGACAACAACCGCGCCGACCTGATCTTCACCAAGGAGCAGCTCCTCGCGCCGCTCCAGGAGGGGATGCTCCCCGCGCCCCACCCGATGGTCGAGGGCATGGAGGAGCGCGACTACTACCAGGGCAAGGTCGCCACGGCCACGCCCGAGCAGCGCGAGTGGGTCGAGCAGCACGCGAGCTCGGAGGAGGGCCGATGA
- a CDS encoding NADH-quinone oxidoreductase subunit J: MTGTGEAVVFWVLSLVAVPGALALLFARKAVHAAIGMVTTMIVLGVFYLLQEAPFLGVVHIFVYTGAVMMLFLFVVMLVGVDHSSSLVETIKGQRLLTVLVSVAGLLLLFSAIGRVVYEGNPTLAEVNADPGNVEAIAYLVFGRYVWLFEVTAGLLTVSALGAMVFAHRERIIAKPTQREWMERRFREGKHLSGLPVPGVYARHNAVDTPALLPDGSISELSLNRVLVARDQVTTPTRYRQLEDTETTTEGGEQQ, translated from the coding sequence ATGACCGGCACCGGTGAGGCCGTCGTCTTCTGGGTCCTCAGTCTCGTCGCCGTCCCCGGCGCGCTCGCCCTGCTCTTCGCCCGCAAGGCGGTGCACGCGGCCATCGGCATGGTGACGACGATGATCGTCCTGGGCGTCTTCTACCTCCTGCAGGAGGCTCCCTTCCTCGGCGTCGTGCACATCTTCGTGTACACGGGCGCGGTGATGATGCTCTTCCTCTTCGTCGTCATGCTCGTCGGCGTCGACCACTCGTCCTCGCTCGTCGAGACGATCAAGGGCCAGCGTCTGCTCACCGTGCTCGTCTCGGTCGCCGGCCTGCTGCTGCTCTTCTCCGCCATCGGCCGGGTCGTCTACGAGGGCAACCCGACGCTCGCGGAGGTCAACGCCGACCCCGGCAACGTCGAGGCCATCGCCTACCTCGTCTTCGGTCGCTACGTGTGGCTCTTCGAGGTCACCGCCGGTCTGCTCACCGTCTCCGCGCTCGGCGCCATGGTCTTCGCGCACCGCGAGCGGATCATCGCCAAGCCGACCCAGCGAGAGTGGATGGAGCGCCGCTTCCGCGAGGGCAAGCACCTCTCCGGTCTGCCGGTCCCGGGCGTCTACGCGCGGCACAACGCCGTCGACACCCCGGCCCTGCTGCCCGACGGCAGCATCTCCGAGCTCTCGCTCAACCGCGTGCTCGTCGCCCGTGACCAGGTGACGACCCCGACGCGCTACCGCCAGCTCGAGGACACCGAGACCACCACCGAGGGAGGTGAGCAGCAGTGA
- the nuoE gene encoding NADH-quinone oxidoreductase subunit NuoE, protein MSGGFGEQTASGHLHVPSESKEPYPAEVLEQLSAEAEQVVARYPQPRSALLPLLHLVQSVDGYVTGRGIDFCASTLGLTTAEVSGVATFYTQYKRHPNGDYTVGVCTNTLCAVMGGDQIWETVSERLGIGHDETTEDGTITLERIECNAACDYAPVVMTNWEFFDNQTPESTVRLVDDLRAGTPVRPTRGPDRLCTFKQVSRVLAGFPDGLADEGIGAGEASLRGVELARREGWTAPGEGGDADAATSTTAASTEGIATGEQTSVDTPANAPDERPTSEGTEADK, encoded by the coding sequence ATGAGCGGTGGATTCGGAGAGCAGACCGCGTCCGGGCACCTGCACGTGCCGTCGGAGAGCAAGGAGCCCTACCCGGCGGAGGTCCTCGAGCAGCTGTCGGCCGAGGCCGAGCAGGTCGTGGCCCGCTACCCGCAGCCGCGCTCGGCGCTGCTGCCGCTGCTGCACCTCGTGCAGAGCGTCGACGGTTACGTCACCGGTCGCGGCATCGACTTCTGCGCGAGCACGCTCGGCCTGACGACGGCCGAGGTCTCGGGCGTCGCGACCTTCTACACCCAGTACAAGCGCCACCCCAACGGCGACTACACCGTCGGCGTGTGCACCAACACCCTGTGCGCGGTCATGGGCGGCGACCAGATCTGGGAGACCGTCAGCGAGCGCCTGGGCATCGGCCACGACGAGACGACCGAGGACGGCACGATCACCCTCGAGCGCATCGAGTGCAATGCCGCGTGCGACTACGCCCCGGTCGTCATGACCAACTGGGAGTTCTTCGACAACCAGACCCCGGAGTCGACCGTCCGGCTCGTCGACGACCTGCGCGCCGGCACACCGGTGCGGCCGACCCGCGGACCCGACCGCCTGTGCACCTTCAAGCAGGTCTCGCGCGTGCTCGCCGGCTTCCCCGACGGGCTCGCCGACGAGGGCATCGGGGCGGGGGAGGCCTCCCTTCGCGGTGTGGAGCTGGCCCGACGCGAGGGCTGGACGGCACCGGGCGAAGGGGGCGACGCCGACGCGGCGACGTCCACGACCGCAGCGTCGACCGAGGGCATCGCCACCGGCGAGCAGACCTCGGTCGACACCCCGGCGAATGCGCCCGACGAGCGCCCGACGAGCGAGGGCACGGAGGCTGACAAGTGA
- the nuoK gene encoding NADH-quinone oxidoreductase subunit NuoK encodes MSPMNYIYLATILFVIGGATVLLRRNAIIVFMGVELMLNAASLAFVTFARMHGSVEGQVIAMFVMVVAAAEVVVGLAIIMAVFRARRSASVDDANLLKL; translated from the coding sequence GTGAGCCCGATGAACTACATCTACCTCGCGACGATCCTCTTCGTGATCGGTGGCGCGACCGTCCTGCTGCGACGCAACGCGATCATCGTCTTCATGGGTGTCGAGCTCATGCTCAACGCCGCCTCGCTCGCCTTCGTCACCTTCGCCCGCATGCACGGGTCGGTCGAGGGGCAGGTCATCGCCATGTTCGTCATGGTCGTGGCCGCCGCCGAGGTCGTCGTCGGACTCGCCATCATCATGGCCGTCTTCCGTGCCCGCCGCTCGGCCTCGGTCGACGACGCCAACCTGCTGAAGCTGTAA
- the nuoH gene encoding NADH-quinone oxidoreductase subunit NuoH → MTGMTLLAAAADKPVPADFSDTPLWLSLVKALLLFVYLLVSVLLVIWFERRVIGRMQQRPGPNRNGPFGLLQTLADGMKSMFKEDVRPKAADALIFTIAPVIFASMAFVGFSIMPLGGMVWMFGHHTPLQLTDLPVAALLVLAVAGVAAYGIVLGGWSAGSTYPLLGGLRATAQLISYEIAMGLALVAVFMYAGSMSTSEIVAAQSDLWYIVPACVSFVIYVITMVGETNRLPFDLAEGEGEIVGGYFTEYSGMRFAMFFLGEYISMFTVSALATTLFLGGWQAPPGIAAIGDGMLNTGWWGLLWFTVKLWLFMFFFVWLRGTLPRTRYDQFMRFGWKFLIPVTVAWVIAVAFIRGADAGFFGDGTVGLLGREFPISSLIIVGVLGVLVLGSTWIWETKVDQRAREEEAAAEVPEEVDPWAEGYPVPPLPGQRLVEAPRGGTAIDTRPAPPSTETSTPSTSEEEHRG, encoded by the coding sequence ATGACGGGCATGACCCTCCTCGCCGCCGCAGCCGACAAGCCGGTCCCGGCGGACTTCAGCGACACCCCGCTGTGGCTCTCGCTCGTCAAGGCGCTGCTGCTCTTCGTCTACCTGCTCGTGTCGGTGCTGCTCGTCATCTGGTTCGAGCGCCGCGTCATCGGTCGCATGCAGCAGCGCCCCGGCCCCAACCGCAACGGCCCCTTCGGCCTGCTGCAGACCCTCGCCGACGGCATGAAGTCGATGTTCAAGGAGGACGTGCGGCCCAAGGCCGCCGACGCCCTGATCTTCACCATCGCGCCGGTGATCTTCGCGTCGATGGCCTTCGTCGGCTTCTCGATCATGCCGCTCGGCGGGATGGTCTGGATGTTCGGTCACCACACCCCGCTGCAGCTGACCGACCTGCCGGTCGCCGCGCTGCTCGTCCTCGCCGTCGCCGGCGTCGCGGCCTACGGCATCGTCCTCGGCGGCTGGTCCGCCGGCTCGACCTACCCCCTGCTCGGTGGCCTGCGGGCGACCGCCCAGCTGATCTCCTACGAGATCGCCATGGGCCTGGCCCTCGTCGCCGTCTTCATGTACGCGGGCTCGATGAGCACGAGCGAGATCGTCGCCGCCCAGAGCGACCTCTGGTACATCGTCCCGGCGTGCGTCTCCTTCGTCATCTACGTCATCACGATGGTCGGCGAGACCAACCGTCTGCCCTTCGACCTCGCCGAGGGTGAGGGCGAGATCGTCGGCGGGTACTTCACCGAGTACTCCGGCATGCGCTTCGCGATGTTCTTCCTCGGCGAGTACATCAGCATGTTCACCGTCTCCGCCCTGGCGACGACGCTCTTCCTCGGTGGCTGGCAGGCGCCTCCCGGCATCGCCGCCATCGGCGACGGCATGCTCAACACCGGCTGGTGGGGCCTGCTGTGGTTCACCGTCAAGCTCTGGCTCTTCATGTTCTTCTTCGTCTGGCTGCGCGGCACCCTGCCCCGCACCCGCTACGACCAGTTCATGCGCTTCGGCTGGAAGTTCCTCATCCCCGTCACCGTCGCGTGGGTCATCGCCGTGGCCTTCATCCGCGGCGCCGACGCCGGCTTCTTCGGTGACGGAACGGTCGGCCTGCTCGGCCGCGAGTTCCCGATCTCCTCGCTGATCATCGTCGGTGTCCTGGGTGTCCTCGTCCTCGGCTCCACGTGGATCTGGGAGACGAAGGTCGACCAGCGCGCCCGCGAGGAGGAGGCCGCCGCGGAGGTGCCCGAGGAGGTCGACCCCTGGGCCGAGGGCTACCCCGTGCCGCCGCTGCCCGGCCAGCGCCTCGTCGAGGCGCCCCGTGGTGGGACGGCCATCGACACCCGGCCGGCACCCCCTTCGACCGAGACCAGCACCCCGTCCACCTCCGAGGAGGAGCACCGTGGCTGA
- a CDS encoding NADH-quinone oxidoreductase subunit G yields MTVADTTDQQAPPELINLSIDGIAVAVPKDTLVIRAAEEAGIQIPRFCDHPLLEPVGACRQCLVEVATPDREGNVKPMPKPQASCTMTVSEGMQVRTQHTSPVADKAQQGVMELLLINHPLDCPVCDKGGECPLQNQAMSNGRATSRFDDVKRTYPKPINISSQVLLDRERCVLCARCTRFSDQVAGDPFIALVERGALQQVGIYEEQPFESYFSGNTVQICPVGALTGAAYRFRSRPFDLVSSPDVCEHCADGCSLRTDHRRGSVLRRMAGNDPQVNEEWNCDKGRWAFVSADLGDRFELPMVRDAEGELRVASWQEALAVAADGLRAAQGHGVLVGGRVSVEDAHAYATFARSVLRTEHVDHRARPHSAEEREFLLRHVAGTTPETGVTFEEVGRASSVLLVGLEPEEESPILFLRLRKAHRKAGTSVFTVAPLATRGLDKLGGTLIPSAPGTETEVLTALTGEIGPGSEGDPLTAAHAALRGERPVVLVGERLATVPGALTAAARLAEVTGARLAWVPRRAGERGAIDAGCLPGEGGLDTAGIVAAAASGSVGGLVVGGVDADDLGVAGAREAFERAFVVSLEIRPSSVTEHADVVLPVAPHAEREGAFVNWEGRVRSFEAALSTTALPDHRVLHMLADEMGEFLGTRTTAEARRALEATAAPRATGEAPQVPQADPAQPGEGELVLATWRLLLDKGSLQDGEAFLAGTAQAPRALVSPATAQSFGLVEGDLVTVSAEDLRVTVPVVIRDMVDHVVWLPTHSESCDLRSLSGRAGAIVSVTKGGAA; encoded by the coding sequence ATGACCGTCGCAGACACTACCGACCAGCAGGCACCCCCGGAGCTGATCAACCTCAGCATCGACGGCATCGCCGTCGCCGTGCCCAAGGACACCCTCGTCATCCGGGCGGCCGAGGAGGCCGGGATCCAGATCCCGCGCTTCTGCGACCACCCGCTCCTCGAGCCGGTCGGCGCCTGCCGGCAGTGCCTCGTCGAGGTCGCGACGCCCGACCGCGAGGGCAACGTCAAGCCGATGCCCAAGCCGCAGGCCAGCTGCACGATGACGGTGAGCGAGGGCATGCAGGTGCGCACCCAGCACACCTCGCCGGTCGCCGACAAGGCGCAGCAGGGCGTCATGGAGCTGCTGCTCATCAACCACCCGCTCGACTGCCCGGTGTGCGACAAGGGCGGCGAGTGCCCGCTGCAGAACCAGGCGATGAGCAACGGCCGGGCCACCTCGCGCTTCGACGACGTCAAGCGCACCTATCCCAAGCCGATCAACATCTCCTCGCAGGTGCTCCTCGACCGCGAGCGCTGCGTCCTGTGCGCCCGGTGCACCCGGTTTTCCGACCAGGTCGCCGGCGACCCCTTCATCGCGCTCGTCGAGCGCGGGGCGCTGCAGCAGGTCGGCATCTACGAGGAGCAGCCCTTCGAGAGCTACTTCTCCGGCAACACCGTCCAGATCTGCCCGGTCGGCGCGCTCACCGGTGCCGCCTACCGCTTCCGCTCCCGGCCCTTCGACCTCGTCTCGAGCCCCGACGTCTGCGAGCACTGCGCCGACGGCTGCTCCCTTCGCACCGACCACCGCCGGGGCAGCGTGCTGCGCCGCATGGCCGGCAACGACCCGCAGGTCAACGAGGAGTGGAACTGCGACAAGGGCCGCTGGGCCTTCGTCTCCGCCGACCTCGGTGACCGCTTCGAGCTGCCGATGGTGCGCGACGCCGAGGGCGAGCTGCGGGTCGCCTCGTGGCAGGAGGCCCTGGCCGTCGCGGCCGACGGGCTGCGCGCCGCACAGGGTCACGGGGTGCTCGTCGGCGGCCGGGTGAGCGTCGAGGACGCCCACGCCTACGCCACCTTCGCCCGCTCGGTGCTGCGCACCGAGCACGTCGACCACCGCGCCCGGCCGCACTCGGCCGAGGAGCGCGAGTTCCTCCTGCGGCACGTCGCGGGGACGACGCCGGAGACCGGCGTGACCTTCGAGGAGGTCGGCCGGGCCAGCTCGGTCCTGCTCGTCGGGCTGGAGCCCGAGGAGGAGAGCCCGATCCTCTTCCTGCGGCTGCGCAAGGCGCACCGCAAGGCCGGCACGAGCGTCTTCACCGTCGCCCCGCTGGCGACCCGCGGCCTCGACAAGCTCGGCGGCACGCTCATCCCGTCGGCGCCCGGCACCGAGACCGAGGTGCTCACCGCGCTCACGGGCGAGATCGGGCCCGGCTCCGAGGGCGACCCGCTGACCGCCGCCCACGCCGCGCTGCGCGGCGAGCGGCCGGTCGTGCTCGTCGGCGAGCGTCTGGCCACCGTGCCCGGTGCCCTCACCGCGGCTGCCCGCCTGGCGGAGGTGACCGGGGCCCGCCTGGCCTGGGTCCCGCGACGGGCGGGGGAGCGCGGCGCGATCGATGCCGGCTGCCTGCCCGGCGAGGGCGGTCTCGACACCGCCGGCATCGTCGCCGCGGCCGCCTCCGGCTCGGTCGGCGGCCTCGTCGTCGGTGGCGTCGACGCCGACGACCTCGGGGTCGCCGGTGCCCGTGAGGCCTTCGAGCGCGCCTTCGTCGTCTCCCTCGAGATCCGGCCCAGCAGCGTCACCGAGCACGCCGACGTCGTGCTGCCGGTGGCCCCGCACGCCGAGCGCGAGGGCGCCTTCGTCAACTGGGAGGGTCGCGTGCGGTCCTTCGAGGCGGCGCTGTCGACCACCGCCCTGCCCGACCACCGGGTGCTGCACATGCTCGCCGACGAGATGGGCGAGTTCCTCGGCACGCGCACGACCGCCGAGGCGCGCCGCGCGCTCGAGGCCACCGCCGCGCCCCGCGCGACCGGCGAGGCCCCGCAGGTGCCGCAGGCGGACCCGGCGCAGCCCGGTGAGGGAGAGCTCGTCCTCGCCACCTGGCGCCTGCTGCTCGACAAGGGCAGCCTGCAGGACGGCGAGGCCTTCCTCGCCGGCACGGCCCAGGCGCCGCGAGCGCTCGTGTCGCCGGCGACGGCGCAGTCCTTCGGCCTCGTCGAGGGTGACCTCGTCACGGTGAGCGCCGAGGACCTGCGGGTCACCGTCCCCGTCGTCATCCGCGACATGGTCGACCACGTCGTGTGGTTGCCGACCCACTCGGAGAGCTGCGACCTGCGCAGCCTCTCCGGCCGAGCCGGAGCGATCGTCTCCGTGACGAAGGGGGGTGCGGCATGA
- the nuoF gene encoding NADH-quinone oxidoreductase subunit NuoF yields MTTLTPILTKFWDHPQSWTLATYEDNDGYAALRQALQSDPADLVQAAKDSGLRGRGGAGFPTGMKWGFLPPPDGGPRYLVVNADESEPGTCKDIPLLMAAPHFLVEGVAITSFAIGCNHAFIYLRGEVVHVYRRLMRAVEEAYAAGYLGKDILGTGFDLDVTVHAGAGAYICGEETALLDSLEGRRGQPRLKPPFPAVAGLYARPTVVNNVESIASVPVIIRKGAEWFSDMGTEKSQGFGIFSLSGHVKRPGQYEAPLGITLRELIDMAGGMRDPNHPLKFWTPGGSSTPIFTQEHLDVPLDFESVAAHGSMLGTRALQIFDDTVSVVRCVSRWTDFYKHESCGKCTPCREGTWWLAQILERLEHGHGTPEDIDKLVDICDNILGRSFCALGDGATSPITSAVKHFREEFEAGCHTPASELFPPAASTLFHHETAQVTA; encoded by the coding sequence GTGACGACGCTGACCCCGATCCTCACGAAGTTCTGGGACCACCCGCAGTCGTGGACCCTCGCGACCTACGAGGACAACGACGGCTACGCCGCCCTTCGTCAGGCGCTGCAGAGCGACCCGGCGGATCTCGTCCAGGCGGCCAAGGACTCCGGCCTGCGCGGCCGTGGCGGCGCCGGCTTCCCGACCGGCATGAAGTGGGGCTTCCTGCCCCCGCCCGACGGCGGGCCCCGCTATCTCGTCGTCAACGCCGACGAGTCCGAGCCGGGCACGTGCAAGGACATCCCGCTGCTCATGGCGGCGCCGCACTTCCTCGTCGAGGGGGTGGCGATCACCTCCTTCGCCATCGGCTGCAACCACGCCTTCATCTACCTGCGCGGTGAGGTCGTCCACGTCTACCGCCGCCTCATGCGCGCGGTCGAGGAGGCCTACGCGGCCGGCTACCTCGGCAAGGACATCCTCGGGACCGGCTTCGACCTCGACGTCACGGTGCACGCGGGCGCCGGCGCCTACATCTGCGGCGAGGAGACGGCCCTGCTCGACTCCCTCGAGGGCCGTCGCGGCCAGCCGCGGCTCAAGCCGCCCTTCCCGGCCGTCGCCGGCCTCTACGCGCGACCGACGGTCGTCAACAACGTCGAGTCCATCGCCTCGGTGCCGGTCATCATCCGCAAGGGCGCCGAGTGGTTCTCCGACATGGGCACGGAGAAGTCGCAGGGCTTCGGCATCTTCTCGCTCTCGGGCCACGTCAAGCGGCCGGGGCAGTACGAGGCACCGCTCGGCATCACGCTGCGCGAGCTCATCGACATGGCCGGTGGCATGCGCGACCCCAACCACCCGCTGAAGTTCTGGACGCCGGGTGGTTCGTCGACGCCGATCTTCACCCAGGAGCACCTCGACGTGCCGCTCGACTTCGAGTCGGTCGCGGCCCACGGCTCGATGCTCGGCACCCGCGCGCTGCAGATCTTCGACGACACCGTCTCGGTCGTGCGCTGCGTCAGCCGCTGGACCGACTTCTACAAGCACGAGTCGTGCGGCAAGTGCACCCCGTGCCGCGAGGGCACGTGGTGGCTCGCCCAGATCCTCGAGCGCCTCGAGCACGGTCACGGCACGCCCGAGGACATCGACAAGCTCGTCGACATCTGCGACAACATCCTCGGCCGCTCCTTCTGCGCCCTCGGTGACGGTGCGACCAGCCCGATCACCTCGGCGGTCAAGCACTTCCGGGAGGAGTTCGAGGCCGGGTGCCACACCCCGGCGAGCGAGCTCTTCCCGCCCGCCGCCTCGACGCTCTTCCACCACGAGACCGCACAGGTGACCGCATGA
- a CDS encoding NADH-quinone oxidoreductase subunit D — MATHTQGGRVHATPGADDLAEGRIVNVQGGDWDQEMGELGMNPEERIVLNMGPQHPSTHGVLRLILELDGETVTEARAGIGYLHTGIEKNMEFRTWTQGVTFCTRMDYLTPMFQEAAYCLAVEKVLGITDDIPERASVIRVLMMELTRISSHLICLGTGGMEMGATTIMTISFRERERILSVIENITGLRMNNAYIRPGGVAQDLPHGAIDKIREMVPQVRKGIGELEQLLLENPILKGRTKRVGELSLTGCTALGITGPVLRSTGLPHDLRKLTPYCGYEKYDFDVITRTGADAYDRLAIRLAEMRESLKIVEQVTDELQRNPGQVMVADKRVAWPSQLAVGGDGMGNSLDHIREIMGTSMEALIHHFKLVTEGFRVPPGQAYVAVESPKGELGCHVVSDGGTRPYRAHFRDPSFNNLQAVAAMCEGGNLADVIVAVASIDPVMGGVDR; from the coding sequence ATGGCTACGCACACGCAGGGTGGCCGGGTCCACGCGACCCCGGGCGCCGACGACCTCGCCGAGGGCCGCATCGTCAACGTCCAGGGCGGTGACTGGGACCAGGAGATGGGCGAGCTCGGGATGAACCCCGAGGAGCGCATCGTCCTCAACATGGGTCCGCAGCACCCCTCGACGCACGGCGTCCTGCGGCTCATCCTCGAGCTCGACGGCGAGACGGTCACCGAGGCCCGCGCCGGCATCGGCTACCTCCACACGGGCATCGAGAAGAACATGGAGTTCCGCACGTGGACGCAGGGGGTGACCTTCTGCACGCGCATGGACTACCTGACGCCGATGTTCCAGGAGGCCGCCTACTGCCTCGCGGTCGAGAAGGTCCTCGGCATCACCGACGACATCCCCGAGCGGGCCAGCGTGATCCGGGTGCTCATGATGGAGCTGACCCGCATCTCGAGCCACCTCATCTGCCTCGGCACCGGCGGCATGGAGATGGGCGCGACGACGATCATGACGATCAGCTTCCGCGAGCGCGAGCGGATCCTGTCGGTCATCGAGAACATCACCGGCCTGCGGATGAACAACGCCTACATCCGCCCCGGCGGCGTCGCCCAGGACCTGCCGCACGGCGCGATCGACAAGATCCGCGAGATGGTGCCGCAGGTGCGCAAGGGCATCGGCGAGCTCGAGCAGCTCCTCCTCGAGAACCCCATCCTCAAGGGCCGCACGAAGCGGGTCGGAGAGCTCTCGCTCACCGGCTGCACCGCCCTGGGCATCACCGGCCCGGTGTTGCGCTCGACCGGTCTGCCGCACGACCTGCGCAAGCTCACGCCCTACTGCGGCTACGAGAAGTACGACTTCGACGTCATCACCCGCACGGGCGCCGACGCCTACGACCGGCTCGCGATCCGCCTGGCGGAGATGCGCGAGAGCCTCAAGATCGTCGAGCAGGTGACCGACGAGCTGCAGCGCAACCCCGGCCAGGTCATGGTCGCCGACAAGCGCGTCGCGTGGCCCTCGCAGCTCGCCGTGGGCGGCGACGGCATGGGCAACAGCCTCGACCACATCCGCGAGATCATGGGCACCTCGATGGAGGCCCTGATCCACCACTTCAAGCTCGTGACCGAGGGCTTCCGGGTCCCGCCGGGCCAGGCCTACGTCGCCGTCGAGTCGCCGAAGGGCGAGCTGGGCTGCCACGTCGTGTCCGACGGCGGCACCCGCCCCTACCGGGCCCACTTCCGGGACCCGAGCTTCAACAACCTGCAGGCCGTCGCGGCCATGTGCGAAGGGGGCAACCTCGCCGACGTCATCGTCGCGGTCGCCTCGATCGACCCGGTGATGGGAGGAGTCGACCGATGA